Proteins from a genomic interval of Plasmodium reichenowi strain SY57 chromosome 11, whole genome shotgun sequence:
- a CDS encoding autophagy-related protein 7, putative has product MKKKFEEENKASYILKHNNNEFKIDISYFTQLHEHKINIYKLQSNYVNLCSSTYVNKIKLGFKYNVLKTYLIEFTYPFIHVRTIEINKKSFLKYEKNNMEPNECTKTIENDSNYINNINDSNKKVEKIWYIMNNYRNNYLGVLLNFNTLEEFLKCNKDDHINYTLDNLKCYINNDKKDICCKDMNLYIHDNIYEDTFWEYKENCLTVLEKINKYLILSFLDLKKYICYYSIANPIIKPKDNYYKLIKNSTRYFFYIDSKYVYINTENRHINIIDLFYLSYKIDDYFNNYKMFLNTNIFLLLKFDNIPLHTMNNQDYYDEYINKFYTNIECEEEQKSKIEFYEINSFYKLFQYLKLHDISQNSYHPMVNKSFNNNNNYNHHNNSSMLHKNYDMVILPINALSELKEDIKNSKDKILRYIKKDFFDLYICFIDINYIFNSLSWDFRNLLYCLTLKYELYDFQIDVLAFRDISLLREQYVGTFKSQEGFIWRYPKVVMKRESINNPRNYNDKNNDNNNYEYSHNNNYEDSHNNNYKDSHNNNYKDSHNNNYEDSHNNNYKDSHNNNYDDSDLHKDIDMDKDKNNSFHYNHINNCLSHQDVCFCSVTKMCKVNYNSIKDCNNDWRDDLTNEYSHDMNPIHEDIEHSSSQYENNMSVNNTYKKDNRNIKHNHNNIYHNHLVKYILNSSLFQVRVPDKVHFIYDNESNYVDINLNVKKDDSLNKQDINILEKKKKGDTRIINSYLKSFSHDKIDDCIDVSSNLGFSINIRKEDNHLTTGMKYKDEEIDVLHISGDDENKMNNNMNNNMNNNMNNNMNNNMNNNMNNNMNNNMNNNMNNNMNNNMNNNINNNMNNNMNNNINNNMNNNINNNMNNNMNNNMNNNLNNNMNNNINNNINNNINNNIINNYKKFCCDNKVYNILCGWKYYEDKRKQKKSIICIINLNDFINKDTIQRISLELNIKLIKWKILKDLKFEHIKKLKILIIGLGTLGCMVARNCVSWGIQHYTFVDNSRVSFSNISRQYLYTLEDAEKYGNIGEYKCVAAKKNLLKICPDLNITAKVMDIPMPGHLNYLNENLEDTITELDNLINNHDVVFLLTDSKESRYFPCLMIAEKQYNSLKELQEGVNDYSDDINSNNNNNNISIRSSSISSSSIRSSNKFTEHDNVLCEEENMITHEYIKNIKCRKIVDNSLNNISLYEQNNNIYKSLNNIHMYDRYQEIFYNNILTSVKRLCKMPPLGITVAISFDSFVVLRHSYLYFKGACYFCNDMHCPSDSLSYRTLDEKCTVTRCGISNISSSIATELLLALTQHPLYFFAPHIDKDQYIYNYDNDINQKKNSDISNIFTSCLGATPHIMNFNLANFTIKKIFCEPFEKCMCCSERVILKYQEDKIDFIRNVIRDSSILEKITNMDQLKVEENDVIILE; this is encoded by the exons atgaaaaaaaaattcgAAGAGGAGAATAAAGCTTCCTACATATTAAAACACAATAACAATGAGTTCAAAATAGACATTTCTTATTTTACGCAATTACAtgaacataaaataaatatatataaattacaaAGTAATTATGTTAATTTATGTTCTAGTACTTATgtgaataaaataaaattagGTTTTAAATATAACGTGTTAAAGACATATTTGATAGAATTTACATATCCTTTTATTCATGTTAGAACAAtagaaattaataaaaagtcttttttaaaatatgaaaaaaataatatggaaCCTAATGAATGTACTAAAACAATTGAGAATGACagtaattatattaataatataaatgattcGAATAAAAAAGTTGAGAAAATATGgtatataatgaataattatagaaataattatcttggtgttttattaaattttaatacattagaagaatttttaaaatgtaataaagatgatcatataaattatacattagataatttaaaatgttatataaataatgacaAAAAGGATATATGTTGTAAGGAtatgaatttatatattcatgaCAATATTTATGAAGATACATTTTGGGAATATAAAGAGAACTGTTTAACTGTTTTAgaaaagataaataaatatttaatactTAGTTTTTtagatttaaaaaaatatatatgttattatagTATAGCAAATCCTATTATAAAACCAAaagataattattataaattaataaaaaatagtacaagatattttttctatatagattcaaaatatgtttatataaatacagAAAATAGACATATCAATATTATagatttattttatctatcttataaaatagatgactattttaataattacaaAATGTTCCTTAATactaatatttttttattacttaaATTTGATAATATTCCTCTTCATACAATGAATAATCAAGACTATTATGATGAATacattaataaattttatactAATATTGAATGTGAAGAAGAACAAAAATCAAAGATAGAGTTTTATGAAATTAATAGTTTTTATAAATTGTTTCAATATTTAAAACTTCATGATATATCACAAAATTCTTATCACCCTATGGTAAATaaatcttttaataataataataattataatcatcataataattcttcaatgttacataaaaattatgatatgGTTATATTACCTATAAATGCACTATCTGAATTAaaagaagatataaaaaattcaaaagataaaatcttaagatatattaaaaaagatttttttgatttatatatatgttttattgatatcaattatatttttaattctttatcTTGGGATTTTagaaatttattatattgtttaaCTCTAAAATATGAGTTGTATGATTTTCAAATCGATGTATTAGCTTTTAGAGATATCTCTTTATTAAGAGAACAGTATGTTGGGACCTTCAAATCTCAAGAGGGATTTATTTGGCGCTATCCCAAAGTTGTCATGAAGAGAGAAAGTATAAACAATCCAAGgaattataatgataaaaataatgataataataattatgagtatagtcataataataattatgaggatagtcataataataattataaggatagtcataataataattataaggatagtcataataataattatgaggatagtcataataataattataaggatagtcataataataattatgatgataGTGATCTACATAAAGACATAGATATGGATAAGGATAAGAACAattcttttcattataatcatattaataattgtCTATCTCATCAGGATGTCTGTTTTTGTTCGGTTACAAAAATGTGCAAAGTTAATTATAATTCTATTAAAGATTGTAACAATGATTGGAGAGATGATCTTACAAATGAGTATTCACATGATATGAATCCAATACATGAAGATATAGAACACTCATCTAGTcaatatgaaaataatatgagCGTTAATAATACTTACAAAAAGGATAATAGAAACATTAAACACAaccataataatatataccaTAATCATCTAGTTaagtatattttaaattcGTCCTTATTTCAGGTGAGGGTTCCTGATAAGGTACactttatatatgataatgaaTCCAATTATGTGGACataaatttaaatgttaaaaaggatgattcattaaataaacaagatataaacatattagaaaaaaaaaaaaaaggtgACACACGCATTATAAATAGTTATTTAAAATCCTTTAGTCATGATAAAATTGATGATTGTATAGATGTATCTAGTAATTTAGGGTTtagtataaatataagaaaagaAGATAACCATTTAACAACTGGAATGAAGTATAAAGATGAAGAAATTGATGTATTACATATTTCGGGAGAcgatgaaaataaaatgaataataatatgaataataatatgaataataatatgaataataatatgaataataatatgaataataatatgaataataatatgaataataatatgaataataatatgaataataatatgaataataatatgaataataatataaataataatatgaataataatatgaataataatataaataataatatgaataataatataaataataatatgaataataatatgaataataatatgaataataatttaaataataatatgaataataatataaataataatataaataataatataaataataatataataaataattataaaaaattttgttGTGATAACAAAgtgtataatattttatgtggatggaaatattatgaagataagagaaaacaaaagaaaagtattatatgtataatcAATTTGAatgattttataaataaagatacAATTCAAAGAATTTCCTTagaattaaatataaaattaataaaatggaagatattaaaagatttaaaatttgaacatataaaaaaattaaaaatattaattatagGATTAGGTACCTTAGGTTGTATGGTAGCTCGTAATTGTGTATCATGGGGAATACAACATTATACTTTTGTGGATAATTCACGTGTATCCTTTTCCAATATTAGTAGgcaatatttatatacattagAAGATGCAGAGAAGTATGGTAATATAGGTGAATATAAATGTGTAGCagcaaaaaaaaacttattaaaaatttgccccgatttaaatataacagCAAAGGTAATGGATATACCTATGCCTGGacatttaaattatttgaatGAAAATCTTGAGGATACAATAACTGAGTTGGATAATTTGATTAATAATCATGATGtagtatttttattaactGATTCGAAAGAGTCTCGATATTTTCCATGTTTAATGATAGCCGAGAAGCAATATAATTCTTTGAAGGAATTACAAGAAGGTGTGAATGATTATAgtgatgatataaatagtaataataataataataatattagtattcgtagtagtagtattagtagtagtagtatTCGTAGTAGTAATAAATTTACAGAACATGATAATGTGTTATgtgaagaagaaaatatgattacacatgaatatataaagaatataaaatgtagAAAAATTGTGGataattctttaaataatatatcattatatgaacaaaataataatatatataaatctctaaataatatacatatgtatgATAGATATCAAGAAatcttttataataatattcttaCGAGTGTAAAAAGATTATGTAAAATGCCTCCTTTAGGTATTACGGTAGCAATAAGCTTTGATTCATTTGTTGTGTTAAGAcattcttatttatattttaaaggTGCATGCTATTTTTGTAATGATATGCATTGTCCTTCAGATTCTTTATCCTATAGAACATTAGATGAAAAATGTACAGTTACTAGATGTGGTATAAGTAATATAAGTAGTAGTATAGCTAcagaattattattagcCTTAACACAACAtcctttatatttttttgcTCCACATATAGACAAAgatcaatatatatataattatgataatgatattaatCAAAAGAAGAATTCGGACATTTCTAATATATTCACTTCATGTTTAGGTGCTACGCCCCATATAATGAATTTTAATTTAGCCAATTTtacaattaaaaaaatattctgTGAACCTTTTGAAAAATGCATGTGTTGTTCAGAACGTGTAATACTTAAATATCAGGAGGATAAAATAGATTTCATACGAAAT GTTATTAGGGATAGTTCCATTCtagaaaaaattacaaatatGGATCAACTCAAAGTTGAAGAGAATGATGTTATAATCTTggaataa